The proteins below come from a single Azospirillum thiophilum genomic window:
- the pspF gene encoding phage shock protein operon transcriptional activator yields MIPNPPSLLGESPAFLSALAHVSRVAPLERPVLVIGERGTGKELIAARLHYLSQRWDRPFVKVNCAALPESLLDSELFGHEAGAFTGATRRQIGRIEQADGGTLFLDEIATASPAVQEKLLRAVEYGEIERVGGRTATVDVRVVGATNADLPALAADGRFRADLLDRLAFDVVTLPPLRARPDDIPPLAEHFALGMVRELERPLFHGFTAAALDRLRGHDWPGNVRELRNAVERSVAAADPDEPLDHIILDPFDSPWRPAAMPTARALAASVPDQPASEQPAPDGPSAPDGNILDRVREFEAALLREALERHRFNQRQTADALGLGYHQLRGMLKKHGLIPSPQDFQPKLTRNSAS; encoded by the coding sequence ATGATTCCCAACCCACCCTCGCTGCTCGGCGAATCGCCGGCCTTCCTCTCAGCGCTGGCCCATGTGTCGCGGGTGGCGCCGCTGGAGCGGCCGGTACTGGTGATCGGGGAGCGCGGAACTGGCAAGGAGCTGATCGCCGCCCGCCTGCATTACCTGTCGCAACGGTGGGACCGCCCCTTCGTCAAGGTGAACTGCGCCGCCCTGCCCGAGTCGCTGCTCGATTCGGAGCTGTTCGGGCATGAGGCCGGGGCCTTCACCGGCGCCACCCGCCGCCAGATCGGTCGGATCGAGCAGGCCGACGGCGGCACCCTGTTCCTGGACGAGATAGCCACCGCCTCCCCCGCCGTTCAGGAGAAGCTGCTGCGCGCCGTCGAATATGGCGAGATCGAGCGGGTCGGCGGCCGCACCGCCACCGTCGACGTCCGGGTCGTCGGCGCCACCAACGCCGATTTGCCGGCGCTGGCCGCGGACGGGCGGTTCCGCGCCGACCTGCTGGACCGGCTGGCCTTCGACGTGGTGACCCTGCCGCCGCTGCGTGCCCGGCCCGACGACATCCCGCCGCTGGCCGAGCATTTCGCGCTGGGCATGGTGCGCGAATTGGAACGCCCGCTGTTCCACGGCTTCACCGCCGCGGCGCTCGACCGCCTGCGCGGCCATGACTGGCCCGGCAACGTGCGCGAACTGCGCAACGCGGTGGAACGCTCGGTCGCCGCCGCCGATCCCGACGAGCCGCTCGACCACATCATCCTCGACCCCTTCGATTCACCCTGGCGTCCGGCCGCCATGCCGACGGCGCGGGCGCTTGCCGCCTCCGTTCCGGACCAGCCTGCTTCGGAGCAGCCTGCGCCGGATGGGCCCAGCGCCCCGGACGGCAACATTCTCGACCGGGTCCGCGAGTTCGAGGCCGCCCTGCTGCGCGAGGCCCTGGAACGTCACCGTTTCAACCAGCGCCAGACCGCCGACGCCCTCGGCCTCGGCTACCACCAGCTTCGCGGCATGCTGAAGAAGCACGGGCTGATTCCGTCACCTCAGGATTTTCAGCCCAAACTTACGCGGAATTCCGCTTCGTGA
- the pspA gene encoding phage shock protein PspA has product MSIFSRLTDIVQSNLNSLLDRAEEPEKLIRLIIQEMEDTLVEVRSSTVKIIAEKKEIERRVADLHRERDEWDRKAEVALTRDREDLAKGALLAKSKVAEQADTLTEQLVQVEAALAKANEDIGRLQAKLTDAKTREKALVARTQTASNRVKVRTVLHDERINDALSRFEQVERNLDEMEGRVEAYDVGRTKSLTEEIAELEAAHKVEEDLAALKARIAARRNG; this is encoded by the coding sequence ATGAGCATCTTTTCGCGCCTGACCGACATCGTGCAGTCGAACCTGAATTCCCTGCTCGACCGCGCCGAGGAGCCGGAGAAGCTGATCCGCCTGATCATCCAGGAGATGGAGGACACGCTGGTCGAGGTGCGGTCCTCCACCGTCAAGATCATCGCGGAGAAGAAGGAGATCGAACGCCGCGTCGCCGACCTCCACCGCGAGCGCGACGAATGGGACCGCAAGGCCGAGGTGGCGCTGACCCGCGACCGCGAGGATCTGGCCAAGGGTGCCCTGCTGGCCAAGTCGAAGGTCGCCGAGCAGGCCGACACGCTGACCGAGCAGCTGGTGCAGGTCGAAGCCGCGCTGGCCAAGGCCAACGAGGACATCGGCCGGCTCCAGGCCAAGCTGACCGACGCCAAGACCCGCGAAAAGGCGCTGGTCGCCCGCACCCAGACCGCCAGCAACCGGGTCAAGGTCCGCACCGTCCTGCATGACGAGCGCATCAACGACGCCCTGTCGCGCTTCGAGCAGGTCGAGCGCAACCTGGACGAGATGGAGGGCCGGGTCGAGGCCTATGACGTCGGCCGCACCAAGAGCCTGACCGAGGAGATCGCCGAGCTTGAGGCGGCGCACAAGGTCGAAGAGGATCTGGCTGCGCTGAAGGCGCGGATCGCCGCCCGCCGCAACGGCTGA
- a CDS encoding MAPEG family protein yields MSETAIRPQSARRRKSLVLPALLLNGSSAVVTVLLFVLLLSLVAPPMGINAPGARMALWARLALWPALVLFAMVFGVMAMRGRTQAFNPIEDPESRGQRVSQRVLANSVEQTAIFLPALAALVATLPVPSMGAAAVATGLFVLGRLLFWAGYLIHPFARAPGMAMTLTVTLIVLGWAVLLQLGGMQPGG; encoded by the coding sequence ATGTCCGAAACCGCCATCCGCCCGCAGTCCGCCCGGCGGCGGAAGTCGCTGGTTCTGCCCGCCCTGCTGCTGAACGGCTCCTCGGCGGTGGTGACGGTGCTGCTGTTCGTCCTGCTGCTGTCGCTGGTGGCGCCGCCGATGGGCATCAACGCGCCCGGCGCGCGGATGGCCCTGTGGGCGCGGCTGGCGCTGTGGCCGGCGCTGGTGCTGTTCGCCATGGTCTTCGGCGTGATGGCGATGCGCGGGCGCACCCAGGCCTTCAACCCGATCGAGGATCCCGAATCGCGCGGCCAGCGCGTCAGCCAGCGGGTGCTGGCCAACAGCGTGGAGCAGACCGCCATCTTCCTGCCGGCGCTGGCCGCCCTGGTCGCCACCCTGCCGGTGCCCTCGATGGGAGCGGCGGCGGTGGCGACCGGGCTGTTCGTGCTGGGGCGGCTGCTGTTCTGGGCGGGATACCTGATCCATCCCTTCGCGCGGGCGCCTGGCATGGCGATGACGCTGACCGTCACTCTGATCGTGCTGGGCTGGGCCGTTCTGCTGCAGCTGGGCGGGATGCAGCCGGGCGGCTGA
- a CDS encoding glycosyltransferase family 2 protein → MTLTVSAVIATYNRGPELRIALTRLMAQTAPPMEIIVIDDGSSDGTGAMMRAEFPTVRYIRQPHNGGLILARNFGFVNTTGDCILSVDDDSWFEEPDGLARCVAHLQDNPDVAAVACNIETRDGLVYFPKAAAPFDVPWYVGCGHLLRRSAVEKVGLYMPELYRQGEEKDRCLRLVGAGFRVVALPGVMVYHDKSEKGRKPGLERFYNHRNDLIREVARCPAPLLAWRLARSWAGNSWKNLRRGPRLTDLKVLLALPEILRIGLKHRAPVGVEAYRRWLHLAKTAAPSGASMEKPLNRKPLSRPAASRPAAAERPSPARSE, encoded by the coding sequence ATGACGCTGACCGTCAGCGCCGTCATCGCCACCTACAACCGCGGGCCGGAGCTACGCATCGCCCTGACCCGGCTGATGGCCCAGACCGCGCCGCCGATGGAGATCATCGTCATCGACGACGGCTCCAGCGACGGCACAGGCGCGATGATGCGGGCGGAGTTCCCCACCGTCCGCTACATCCGCCAGCCGCACAATGGCGGGCTGATCCTCGCCCGCAACTTCGGCTTCGTGAACACGACCGGGGACTGCATCCTGTCGGTCGACGACGACAGCTGGTTCGAGGAGCCGGACGGGCTCGCCCGCTGCGTCGCCCATCTCCAGGACAATCCCGACGTCGCCGCCGTGGCCTGCAACATCGAGACGCGCGACGGGCTGGTCTATTTCCCCAAGGCCGCCGCCCCCTTCGACGTGCCGTGGTATGTCGGCTGCGGCCATCTGCTGCGGCGCAGCGCGGTCGAGAAGGTCGGGCTCTACATGCCCGAGCTCTACCGCCAGGGGGAGGAGAAGGACCGCTGCCTGCGTCTGGTCGGCGCCGGCTTCCGCGTCGTGGCGCTGCCCGGCGTCATGGTCTACCACGACAAGAGCGAGAAGGGCCGCAAGCCTGGGCTGGAGCGCTTCTACAACCACCGCAACGACCTGATCCGCGAGGTGGCACGCTGCCCGGCCCCGCTGCTGGCATGGCGGCTGGCGCGGAGCTGGGCCGGCAACAGCTGGAAGAACCTGCGCCGGGGGCCGCGCCTGACCGACCTGAAGGTGCTGCTGGCCCTGCCGGAGATCCTGCGCATCGGCCTGAAGCACCGCGCCCCGGTCGGCGTCGAGGCCTACCGCCGCTGGCTGCATCTGGCGAAGACCGCGGCCCCCTCCGGCGCGTCGATGGAAAAGCCCCTCAACCGCAAGCCCCTCAGCCGCCCGGCTGCATCCCGCCCAGCTGCAGCAGAACGGCCCAGCCCAGCACGATCAGAGTGA
- the aceB gene encoding malate synthase A has protein sequence MATSMSGLEVRGPVKPGFEEILTPEALAFLAELEGRFGPERQRLMDVRSKRQALLDQGHKPDFLPETRAIREADWTIAPLPVDLLDRRVEITGPVDRKMVINALNSGAKVFMADYEDATCPTWTNLVEGQINIRDAVRRTISYEDPASGKKYRLSDKTAVLKIRPRGWHLEERHVLMDGEPMSGALFDFGLHVFHNAHELLARGSGPYVYLPKLESHFEARLWREVFLVAEEYLHLPHGSIKATVLIETILAAFEMDEILYELREHSAGLNCGRWDYIFSFIKKFRKDPAAVMPDRAEVTMATPFLSAYSQLAIKTCHRRGAPAIGGMAAFIPVKGNPEANEIAFSRVRADKEREASNGHDGTWVAHPGLVPVACEVFDTYMPTPNQIARKRTDVVVTAADLLAVPPGPRTEAGLRSDVAVGIGYIEAWLRGLGCVPLFNLMEDAATAEISRTQVWQWVHTGTLLDDGQAVTMGLVDRIIAEELSAWKDRVGAEPYMGGRYADAAALFRDLVARDDFTDFLTLPAYDRLVAEGA, from the coding sequence ATGGCCACCAGCATGTCCGGCCTTGAGGTCCGTGGTCCGGTCAAGCCGGGTTTCGAGGAGATCCTGACGCCCGAGGCACTGGCCTTCCTTGCCGAGTTGGAGGGGCGGTTCGGGCCTGAGCGGCAGCGGCTGATGGACGTGCGGAGCAAGCGGCAGGCGCTGCTGGACCAGGGGCACAAGCCCGATTTCCTGCCGGAGACCCGCGCCATCCGCGAGGCCGACTGGACCATCGCCCCGTTGCCGGTCGATCTGCTCGACCGCCGGGTCGAGATCACCGGCCCGGTCGACCGCAAGATGGTCATCAACGCGCTGAACAGCGGCGCCAAAGTCTTCATGGCCGACTATGAGGATGCGACCTGCCCGACCTGGACCAATCTGGTCGAGGGGCAGATCAACATCCGCGATGCCGTGCGCCGGACCATCTCCTACGAGGATCCTGCCAGCGGGAAGAAATACCGCCTCAGCGACAAGACCGCGGTCCTGAAGATCCGCCCGCGCGGCTGGCATCTGGAGGAGCGCCATGTGCTGATGGACGGCGAGCCGATGTCGGGCGCGCTGTTCGACTTCGGCCTGCATGTCTTCCACAACGCGCATGAACTGCTGGCTCGCGGCAGCGGCCCCTATGTCTATCTGCCCAAGCTGGAAAGCCATTTCGAGGCGCGGCTGTGGCGCGAGGTCTTCCTGGTGGCGGAGGAGTACCTGCACCTGCCCCACGGCTCGATCAAGGCGACGGTGCTGATCGAGACCATCCTGGCCGCCTTCGAGATGGACGAGATCCTCTACGAACTGCGCGAGCATTCCGCCGGCCTGAACTGCGGGCGCTGGGACTACATCTTCAGCTTCATCAAGAAGTTCCGGAAGGACCCCGCCGCCGTCATGCCCGACCGGGCGGAGGTGACGATGGCGACCCCCTTCCTGTCGGCCTACAGCCAGCTGGCGATCAAGACCTGCCACCGCCGCGGCGCGCCGGCCATCGGCGGCATGGCCGCCTTCATCCCGGTCAAGGGCAATCCGGAAGCGAACGAGATCGCCTTCTCCCGCGTGCGCGCCGACAAGGAGCGCGAGGCGTCCAACGGCCATGACGGCACCTGGGTCGCCCATCCCGGGCTGGTGCCGGTGGCCTGCGAGGTGTTCGACACCTACATGCCGACGCCGAACCAGATCGCCCGCAAGCGCACCGACGTCGTCGTCACCGCCGCCGACCTGCTGGCGGTGCCCCCCGGTCCCAGGACCGAGGCCGGCCTGCGCAGCGACGTGGCGGTCGGCATCGGCTATATCGAAGCATGGCTGCGCGGGCTGGGCTGCGTCCCGCTGTTCAACCTGATGGAGGACGCCGCCACCGCGGAGATCAGCCGCACCCAGGTCTGGCAATGGGTCCACACCGGCACTCTGCTGGACGACGGGCAGGCGGTGACCATGGGTCTGGTCGACCGCATCATCGCCGAGGAACTGTCCGCCTGGAAGGACCGCGTCGGCGCCGAACCCTATATGGGGGGACGCTATGCCGACGCCGCCGCCCTCTTCCGCGATCTGGTCGCCCGCGACGACTTCACCGACTTCCTGACCCTGCCGGCCTACGACCGCCTGGTGGCCGAGGGGGCGTAA
- the pspC gene encoding envelope stress response membrane protein PspC: MDRTSPYDSPNPHRLYRDPQRGVLGGVCKGVADYFGVRPGVVRLPMLFGLFIFSVPLVIAYVIAVLVLPVRPAQLYRDSEEEAFWRTVSTKPDRTLAGLTQRFRDMEKRIVGMEAYVASKEFELNRAIRDLDR, from the coding sequence ATGGACCGCACGTCCCCTTACGACTCGCCGAATCCGCACCGGCTCTACCGCGATCCGCAACGCGGGGTGCTGGGTGGGGTGTGCAAGGGCGTCGCCGATTATTTCGGCGTGCGGCCGGGCGTCGTCCGGCTGCCGATGCTGTTCGGCCTGTTCATCTTTTCGGTGCCGTTGGTGATCGCCTATGTCATCGCGGTGCTGGTGCTGCCGGTCCGTCCGGCGCAGCTCTATCGCGATTCCGAGGAGGAAGCCTTCTGGCGGACGGTATCGACCAAACCCGACCGCACGCTCGCCGGCCTGACCCAGCGCTTTCGCGACATGGAGAAGCGGATCGTCGGGATGGAGGCCTATGTCGCCTCCAAGGAGTTCGAGCTGAACCGCGCGATCCGCGATCTGGACCGCTGA
- the pspB gene encoding envelope stress response membrane protein PspB: MGILGFVLAVLFMVVVAPVWIVFHYITKWRSQRGLTAQDERLLAELWEISNRLETRVQTLERVLDAEAPNWRNKV, from the coding sequence ATGGGGATCCTGGGTTTCGTCCTTGCGGTGCTGTTCATGGTGGTGGTGGCGCCGGTCTGGATCGTCTTCCACTACATCACCAAATGGCGGTCGCAGCGCGGGCTCACGGCGCAGGACGAACGGCTGCTGGCCGAGCTGTGGGAAATCTCCAACCGGCTGGAGACCCGCGTCCAGACGCTGGAACGCGTGCTCGACGCCGAGGCGCCGAACTGGCGCAACAAGGTGTGA
- a CDS encoding class I SAM-dependent methyltransferase produces the protein MPSFKDHFSGHAGDYRAFRPSYPDGLAAALADAAPSTGLAWDAGCGNGQFSTALAARFAAVHATDASADQIARAEAHDRVRYAVAPAEDIGLSDGGLPDGCCDLIVAAQAAHWFDLPRFYAEVRRVAKPAAAVALVCYALQRLDDPALDAAVERFHNGTLGPHWPADRWKVVNGYRDLDFPFPALPVPPLAMEALWSLPRLLGYMSTWSGVKAAARATGRNPLEEFAEEIAPLWGDPETERRIRWPLTVLLGQVG, from the coding sequence ATGCCATCCTTCAAGGACCATTTCTCCGGCCATGCCGGGGATTACCGCGCCTTTCGGCCCAGCTATCCGGACGGTCTGGCCGCGGCGCTGGCGGACGCGGCGCCGTCGACCGGGCTGGCCTGGGATGCCGGTTGCGGCAACGGACAGTTCTCCACCGCGCTGGCCGCCCGCTTCGCGGCGGTCCATGCCACCGACGCCAGCGCCGACCAGATCGCCCGGGCCGAGGCACATGACCGCGTCCGCTACGCCGTCGCCCCGGCGGAGGACATCGGCCTGTCCGATGGCGGCCTGCCCGATGGCTGCTGCGACCTGATCGTCGCGGCGCAGGCGGCGCACTGGTTCGACCTGCCCCGCTTCTATGCCGAGGTCCGGCGGGTGGCGAAGCCGGCGGCGGCGGTGGCGCTGGTCTGCTACGCGCTGCAGCGGCTGGACGACCCGGCGCTGGATGCGGCGGTCGAGCGTTTCCACAACGGCACGCTCGGTCCCCACTGGCCGGCCGACCGCTGGAAGGTGGTGAACGGCTACCGCGACCTCGACTTCCCCTTCCCGGCGCTGCCGGTGCCGCCGCTGGCGATGGAGGCGCTGTGGTCGCTGCCGCGGCTGCTCGGCTATATGAGCACCTGGTCGGGGGTGAAGGCGGCCGCCAGGGCGACGGGTCGCAACCCGCTGGAAGAATTCGCGGAGGAGATCGCGCCGCTGTGGGGCGACCCGGAGACGGAGCGGCGTATCCGCTGGCCGCTGACGGTCCTGTTGGGCCAGGTGGGGTAG
- a CDS encoding right-handed parallel beta-helix repeat-containing protein — MPRPQPRLRGGAIRLLPLALSICAFLLPAAGGAAVAAETSFHVSPAGNDRWSGRLPQPSADGRDGPFATPARALAAAKGNGPATVRLHGGTYRLTAPLVVDGSLAGLRLIAAEGEEPVLSGGEPVGGAQPANGLLSAPLARDPGLDVSIGGQRLDAARSGDFTPGDPRSGWFPAKAVQSDSKRPGSRRQMRLPPGVLKAGWAGPGVRAQALDRERLSDDLLGVASADPGGLLTLDGDGQYPYRDGSTVRLLGHPDFLRRPGEFAWDARAKRLLVKPPAGLGTGLEGGRAELVVARQATLLRLDNARDVTVQGLSFADVPWDGSAVLAKGGSGLRIAGNRFALVGTAVTLDGAVRSEVSGNRMEHLGRSGVLLAPGSRDNRVLANRISDIGEVRFFGGGVMAAGISGTLIAHNDIRRAARYGISIKNWNPQTVNSDNIVEFNRIRDTARQTADAGAIEMLGRSGNDTRSIVRFNDIRDSGGLATDAQGRWLVRYKGFGIYLDDMTSGVTVQGNLLENTGAAAIFLHGGDNNRVSDNVTLMPDAKDRFLRLEWVPSAGKAGLMHGNVANGNVVAGPSPKDQLVTSLTGGEFRMEDNRLETAAPDAGAPEAAAAGARIAGGAASAAAAPAPRTLDRLRALKNLPLDRVGPEGMRQ, encoded by the coding sequence ATGCCCCGTCCCCAGCCTCGCCTTCGCGGTGGAGCGATCCGACTCCTGCCCCTTGCCCTGTCGATCTGTGCCTTTCTGCTGCCTGCCGCCGGAGGGGCGGCGGTAGCGGCGGAGACGAGCTTCCATGTGTCCCCCGCCGGCAACGACCGCTGGTCGGGGCGCCTGCCCCAGCCGTCGGCGGACGGTCGCGACGGCCCCTTCGCCACCCCGGCCCGGGCACTGGCGGCGGCGAAGGGCAACGGCCCGGCGACGGTTCGGCTGCATGGCGGAACCTATCGGCTGACGGCGCCGCTGGTGGTTGATGGCTCGCTGGCCGGCCTGCGCCTGATCGCGGCGGAGGGCGAGGAGCCGGTGCTGTCGGGCGGCGAGCCGGTGGGCGGCGCGCAGCCGGCGAACGGCCTGCTGTCGGCGCCGCTGGCGCGCGATCCGGGATTGGACGTGTCCATCGGCGGGCAGCGGCTCGATGCGGCGCGCAGCGGCGATTTCACGCCCGGCGACCCGCGCAGCGGCTGGTTCCCGGCGAAGGCCGTCCAGTCAGATTCCAAGAGGCCCGGGAGCAGGCGGCAGATGCGGCTGCCGCCCGGGGTGCTGAAGGCCGGCTGGGCCGGGCCGGGGGTGCGGGCGCAGGCGCTGGACCGCGAACGGCTGTCCGACGACCTGCTGGGCGTCGCCTCCGCCGATCCGGGCGGGCTGCTGACCCTCGACGGCGATGGGCAGTATCCCTACCGCGACGGCTCCACCGTCAGGCTGCTTGGCCATCCCGACTTCCTGAGGCGGCCTGGCGAATTCGCCTGGGACGCCAGGGCAAAGCGGCTGCTGGTGAAGCCGCCGGCCGGGCTGGGCACCGGGCTAGAGGGCGGGCGGGCGGAGCTGGTGGTGGCGCGGCAGGCGACGCTGCTGCGGCTGGACAACGCCCGTGACGTGACGGTGCAGGGGCTGAGCTTCGCCGACGTGCCGTGGGACGGCAGCGCCGTGCTGGCCAAGGGCGGCAGCGGCCTGCGCATCGCCGGCAACCGCTTCGCCCTGGTCGGCACCGCGGTGACGCTGGACGGCGCCGTCCGCAGCGAGGTGTCGGGCAACCGGATGGAGCATCTCGGCCGCAGCGGCGTCCTGCTGGCGCCGGGCAGCCGCGACAACCGCGTCCTCGCCAACCGCATCAGCGACATCGGCGAGGTGCGCTTCTTCGGCGGCGGGGTGATGGCGGCCGGCATCAGCGGCACGCTGATCGCCCACAACGACATCCGCCGCGCCGCGCGCTACGGCATCTCGATCAAGAACTGGAACCCGCAGACGGTGAACAGCGACAACATCGTCGAGTTCAACCGCATCCGCGACACCGCCCGCCAGACCGCCGACGCCGGCGCCATCGAGATGCTGGGCCGCAGCGGCAACGACACCCGCAGCATCGTCCGCTTCAACGATATCCGCGACAGCGGCGGGCTGGCCACCGACGCGCAGGGGCGCTGGCTGGTCCGCTACAAGGGCTTCGGCATTTATCTGGACGACATGACCAGCGGCGTGACGGTGCAGGGCAACCTGCTGGAGAACACCGGCGCCGCCGCCATCTTCCTGCATGGCGGCGACAACAACCGGGTGTCGGACAACGTCACCCTGATGCCCGATGCCAAGGACCGCTTCCTGCGGCTGGAATGGGTGCCCAGCGCCGGCAAGGCCGGGCTGATGCACGGCAACGTCGCCAACGGCAACGTGGTGGCGGGGCCGTCGCCGAAGGACCAGCTCGTCACCAGCCTGACCGGCGGCGAGTTCCGCATGGAGGACAACCGGCTGGAGACTGCGGCGCCCGATGCAGGGGCGCCGGAGGCGGCTGCCGCCGGGGCCAGGATCGCCGGCGGAGCCGCAAGTGCCGCCGCCGCCCCTGCCCCCCGGACCCTGGACCGCCTCCGCGCCCTGAAGAACCTGCCCCTCGACCGCGTCGGGCCGGAGGGGATGCGGCAATAA
- a CDS encoding membrane protein has product MIEMALIAQVLVLVLVAVVFLSTGSASMFHPLTLYLIFHALVFVMRPILVHTQHFDDVWLFMGFWPDEQQFVMTLVVSSVALVAFSAACAWAGLARPDWTPNGEPAPAFVFDRVDIVAFLTTAALLAPLAIYSAIQRQGGASFDGTGDVQMERDPLTGQPIYTNTTGYIAEAHSMGLPLTLGLIWICRFHPLSFLPFAGFVAYRAYLGWGRWAIIMGILGLVLLLLYRTRTRWFRLWHVLAAVPVMGLFTLLGNNRDAFRDVLAGDAPPSVLLRFNGGSGGGRAIDALAGQDLANFDFLSYILWVVPKQSATYTWFTQYLQLFTEPIPRLLWPGKPVGAPVKWVDLNDYGVFYNLTTSLPGDGWMSAGWIGMIVTMVAVGLILGRLHRWFWVSGFRNRYAVLFYCAFLPLCLQWFRDGNITIVKFGFFSLLPILLWIGLTRVLRAWGILDDDPLGPVVAPPNLAGRHNLAGQPNLAGREPS; this is encoded by the coding sequence ATGATCGAAATGGCGCTGATCGCGCAGGTTCTGGTGCTGGTGCTGGTGGCCGTGGTGTTCCTCAGCACCGGCAGCGCGTCGATGTTCCATCCGCTGACGCTGTACCTGATCTTCCACGCCCTGGTCTTCGTCATGCGGCCGATCCTGGTCCACACCCAGCATTTCGACGACGTGTGGCTGTTCATGGGCTTCTGGCCGGACGAGCAGCAGTTCGTCATGACGCTGGTGGTCAGCTCGGTGGCGCTGGTCGCCTTTTCCGCCGCCTGCGCCTGGGCCGGGCTGGCCAGGCCCGACTGGACCCCGAACGGCGAGCCGGCGCCGGCCTTCGTCTTCGACCGGGTCGACATCGTGGCCTTCCTGACCACCGCGGCGCTGCTGGCGCCGCTGGCGATCTATTCGGCGATCCAGCGCCAGGGCGGCGCCAGTTTCGACGGCACCGGCGACGTGCAGATGGAACGCGATCCGCTGACCGGCCAGCCGATCTACACCAACACCACCGGCTACATCGCCGAGGCCCATTCGATGGGCCTGCCGCTGACGCTCGGGCTGATCTGGATCTGCCGCTTCCACCCGCTGTCCTTCCTCCCCTTCGCCGGCTTCGTCGCCTACCGCGCCTATCTCGGCTGGGGGCGCTGGGCGATCATCATGGGCATCCTCGGGCTGGTGCTGCTGCTGCTGTACCGCACCCGCACCCGCTGGTTCCGGCTGTGGCATGTGCTGGCGGCGGTGCCGGTGATGGGGCTGTTCACGCTGCTCGGCAACAACCGCGACGCCTTCCGCGACGTGCTGGCCGGCGACGCGCCGCCGTCGGTCCTGCTGCGCTTCAACGGCGGCAGCGGCGGCGGCCGGGCGATCGACGCGCTGGCCGGCCAGGATTTGGCGAATTTCGACTTCCTCTCCTACATCCTGTGGGTGGTGCCGAAACAGTCGGCCACCTACACCTGGTTCACCCAGTATCTGCAGCTGTTCACCGAGCCGATTCCGCGCCTGCTGTGGCCGGGCAAGCCGGTGGGCGCGCCGGTGAAGTGGGTCGACCTCAACGACTACGGCGTCTTCTACAACCTGACCACCTCGCTGCCGGGCGACGGCTGGATGAGCGCCGGCTGGATCGGCATGATCGTCACCATGGTCGCGGTCGGCCTGATCCTGGGGCGGCTGCACCGCTGGTTCTGGGTCAGCGGCTTCCGCAACCGCTATGCCGTGCTGTTCTATTGCGCCTTCCTGCCGCTGTGCCTGCAATGGTTCCGCGACGGCAACATCACCATCGTGAAGTTCGGCTTCTTCTCGCTGCTGCCGATCCTGCTGTGGATCGGGCTGACACGGGTGCTGCGCGCCTGGGGGATCCTGGACGACGACCCGCTGGGACCGGTGGTGGCGCCGCCCAATCTTGCCGGGCGTCATAATCTTGCCGGGCAGCCCAATCTTGCCGGAAGGGAGCCGTCATGA